Within the Nyctibius grandis isolate bNycGra1 chromosome 4, bNycGra1.pri, whole genome shotgun sequence genome, the region TGTGAAATGGTAAGGTTacataattagaaaaaataaaaataagttattaaaaataaatttccaatATAAACCCCAAAATGTAGTTTTAACCAGCCACTTTAACAAAATTATGGTGCTGTAGCTGGAGAAGAACCATTATTAGCTGTACTCTTACACAGGCAAATAACTGTGGAGAAGCAGGACACGTACATTATGCCAGTGTTTTAAATTGTGTGTGTAATTAAGTGCAAAGTATTCTTTTAGTCCATTCCTTCAAAGGTTAAATATGTTAATATCAGTCTGCTGATTGAGGTGGATCAACTGGTTCTTCCGATATGATGTTGAATGTTGGAGCCTCCGTCAGACTGACATCTTCTTTATCCATTTCTTCTGCTATGTTGGGTTCCTCTGAATCTTTAGTCACTCTTTTGGACTGCCGCTCTAACGACATGTTCTCCAAAGACTCTATATCCTCAATGCCTGCTCTGTAGTGGATCATCAGCAGCGTAAGGGCCTGTAGTCTTTCACCTGACTTAGCCAGCGCAGCAGAAATCAaggcttttttccttgcatcggttgtctctttttcttctttaacgagtgaattattattttccagttCCTGGTCTATTTCATTCTGCAGCTTATCCAACATAAATTCTAATTTCTGAAAACGCTCCTCTGTGGGTAAACTTCTGTAGAGATCACGTCCAATTTCTTTAACAGCAATGAAGACACTGTCATCTAGACCACCCTCCTTTCGGACCAACTTTATCCCAGTACCTGCTGCACGTTTTGAAGGACTGCTCGGCCCACTGATTTCGGTATCGCTACTTTCATTATCAGAAGTGTTGGGTGTGTGCTTTGGCGAAGGTTCTACCACCTCTGTTCCTGGCTCAGAAAGGCGAGCTTTGGGGACCTGACGAAGGTTTAACAAACGGGTGCTTGTATTGATGATATGCCTGGTCAAACCTGTAGTTCTGTTAACAGATTTAGATTCTGAATCAACACGAGAGGATGCAGCTTGGGGAGCTTCCTGTCCTTCTGCTCTACAGCCCCCCACAGTTCGATCAAGTCGCTTTTCAGCTCCTACACAAAAGGGTGTCTCCGTTAGAcatttttcttgacattttttaTGGCAAACGTAAGCACAGAGCATGCACTGTGAAGCCGCTTTAGTCCATACTTTCTTTTTGCAGTAATCACACCAAGTTGGATTCTGAAACTGAGTATCTTGAAAGTTATGCTTGTTCTCCGTAAGAACAGTTTGTCCCAAGTAAGGATCTTCTTTCTGAGGTGCACGAGCTTCTTCTTCCAAGTgacattccttttctttctccaggaGAAAGTTTGAATCATCTATTTCaccttcttttaaatatttgaagtgtAAAGTTACATCACCATaacaaaatttttcattgaATCCCTTATGGGTTGTCAAATTCCTCAATGCTGTTCTGGTGACCTCTGCTTTAGGTGTAGGAGCATCCAGTCTAAACGTTCTAATATATTCCATTGAGGATGTAGCTATACAATCTAAAGCAATTTCTTCAAGTTTTATGCTTGCATATCCTAAGCAGATAAAACCACCTGCTTTGAAAGGGTCCCTGCACCACAGTGCAACATTAAGGTACTTATGGTATCCTTCTACTTCAAATAGACAGGCGGATGTTCTCGTCCTTGGCCATCGGCCTTGACGGATCTTATATGGAATTTCTGGTGATTCCCATGTTTGATGATTATCTCCGCTATCTTTGTAACTACGTGCATTTTCTGGAAGTCCATCCTTTAATGTATCTTGTTTTGGTGCCGTTGTTACTTTTGATACCGTTGGGTCTTCTATTTGCTCATTATTCTTTACTACCTTCTCTGTACATTTATCTCCGTTATTTGCAGGTGGAGGTGGCCTCTCTGGTTTTTCAGAAGACACACCTCCAGCTTCTAACAGATTTTGAGTTTCACTAGTAGGCAAAATAGGCTTACTTTGTGGCCTAGGTGGCACAGAAGGCTTAGTACTGGATCCTTGTGATTGTTTACCCGATTGCTGTGATGCATCTGAACCCTCAATAGTTTTGGGTGTTGCCACTTTAGCTCC harbors:
- the PDZD8 gene encoding PDZ domain-containing protein 8, which encodes MLLVYVILLSALAGCFLTLLLQLLLLYRKNPEPPGAAGASDGLVYARVVADHSLRDYLQDSEPAGSQASPEPAPGSAPASAPAASAAPAAAPGPEPSAKQPQQQPEPPPNPSSREETCHFLNAIFLFLFRELRDTALVRNWVTKKIKVEFEELLQAKMTGKVLEGLSLRDVSLGNVLPVFKAVKLIRPVVCNEEGCPEELGFEVDLEYNGGFHLAIDADLVFGKSAYLFVKISRVMGKLKLVFTRLPFTHWSFSFMDDPVILFEVKSQFEGRPMPQLTSIIVNQFKKVIKRKHTLPNYKIRFKPFFPFQVLPPDEYEDRNLCMQNFLLTEGRLKVTLIECTRLLIFGSYERETNVHCTMELSSNVWEEKSRSSIKTAELVKGNLQSVGLTLRLVQSKEEDAGHVVIETVTPNSPAAAADLQRGDRLLAIGSVKITSTVQVLKLIRQAGDRVLVFYERPVGYNQHGSALQDGFGQLEDTAFLTQPEDDQASLTADVDNRDFDSEFEDLACESPDQKEELLSTLSPKRSVVILAAKPLGTISPILNRKLHLGNYQTTSKTQQKDGAKVATPKTIEGSDASQQSGKQSQGSSTKPSVPPRPQSKPILPTSETQNLLEAGGVSSEKPERPPPPANNGDKCTEKVVKNNEQIEDPTVSKVTTAPKQDTLKDGLPENARSYKDSGDNHQTWESPEIPYKIRQGRWPRTRTSACLFEVEGYHKYLNVALWCRDPFKAGGFICLGYASIKLEEIALDCIATSSMEYIRTFRLDAPTPKAEVTRTALRNLTTHKGFNEKFCYGDVTLHFKYLKEGEIDDSNFLLEKEKECHLEEEARAPQKEDPYLGQTVLTENKHNFQDTQFQNPTWCDYCKKKVWTKAASQCMLCAYVCHKKCQEKCLTETPFCVGAEKRLDRTVGGCRAEGQEAPQAASSRVDSESKSVNRTTGLTRHIINTSTRLLNLRQVPKARLSEPGTEVVEPSPKHTPNTSDNESSDTEISGPSSPSKRAAGTGIKLVRKEGGLDDSVFIAVKEIGRDLYRSLPTEERFQKLEFMLDKLQNEIDQELENNNSLVKEEKETTDARKKALISAALAKSGERLQALTLLMIHYRAGIEDIESLENMSLERQSKRVTKDSEEPNIAEEMDKEDVSLTEAPTFNIISEEPVDPPQSAD